In a genomic window of Helianthus annuus cultivar XRQ/B chromosome 10, HanXRQr2.0-SUNRISE, whole genome shotgun sequence:
- the LOC110883978 gene encoding receptor-like protein 9DC3, with protein MKPLFILFALFFPPIHTLASTQEADSLLKWKTTLINQNNPFLSSWSLDTNRTASTAPCTWYGVHCNDHGNVIKLNLSTSRLNGTLQKFPFSTFASLTHLQLKLNHFSGPIPVDIRYLSNLMFLDLSCNRLSGTIPPEIGTLAYLETLSLHSNILEGHIPVTLGNLTNLAHLAIDDNKLSGHIPRELGNLAHLVTVNVSFNFLTGHIPSSLGNLSKQSELYLFQNNLTGSIPLSLGNSSSLRILYLYMNQLSGRIPNELGNMKSLIALLLGHNLLTGSVPASLGNLSKLTILDVHENLLSGVVPQELGKLESLIQLSFSHNELSGQIPVSIGNLTKLEQLYLNDNQFKGSIPEELGNLNSLVEMLLLINRLTGSIPDSFGNLSKLEQFVLHDNNLTGYFPESITKCERLRYLTLGNNSVTGRVPESVCKLKLLEILDLGTNRFSGPIPQCVSRFSPKLKVLDLRLNGFHGSIPTTYLDRNNDLRRVNMNGNRLEGSVPESLINCRKLEVLDLGNNMLTGGFPHWIDTIPELQVLVLRGNKLNGPLQTYSNAKSPFPKLRILDLSSNEFTGRLPGNYFKNFKAMMSGNRSASEDLYMVRHFMYEDTLVLVVKGMSMELQRILVVYTTIDLSVNNFEGEIPDTIGQLNSLRFLNLSYNGLTGEIPKHLRNLALLESLDLSSHKMTFLAVVNFSKNQLRGVIPKGGQFNTFVNSSYQGNEGLCGFPLTKTCGDDDGSSSPTLEEDEEDSSFFNGLSWESVVMGYGFGMLIGSGLGWLMFYTGRPRWVVRMTERKLCRHEIKSLKNTRARVSSVSDVNSAMSF; from the coding sequence ATGAAGCCACTCTTTATTCTTTTTGCACTATTCTTTCCACCCATTCATACTCTTGCCTCAACACAAGAAGCTGATTCTCTACTCAAATGGAAAACTACCCTCATAAACCAAAACAACCCATTCTTATCCTCATGGTCACTCGACACAAACCGAACCGCGAGCACCGCACCATGCACTTGGTACGGTGTTCATTGCAACGATCACGGGAACGTGATCAAACTCAACCTATCCACTTCTAGACTAAACGGTACACTTCAAAAGTTCCCGTTTTCAACTTTCGCTAGTCTAACACATCTACAACTTAAACTAAATCATTTTTCCGGTCCCATCCCGGTTGATATCAGGTATCTTTCTAACCTAATGTTTCTTGATCTTTCGTGTAATCGTTTATCCGGAACTATTCCACCGGAAATAGGAACGTTAGCGTATCTCGAGACCCTTTCGTTGCATAGTAATATTCTTGAAGGTCATATTCCTGTTACTTTAGGAAATCTAACCAACTTGGCCCATCTTGCTATCGATGATAATAAGTTATCGGGTCATATACCTCGCGAGCTAGGAAATCTAGCCCATCTCGTGACGGTTAATGTCTCGTTTAACTTTCTAACGGGTCACATCCCGTCTAGTCTAGGAAATCTTAGTAAACAATCCGAGTTGTACCTTTTCCAAAACAATCTAACGGGCTCGATCCCATTATCGTTAGGAAACTCGAGCTCGTTAAGGATTTTATATTTATACATGAACCAACTTTCGGGCCGGATTCCTAACGAACTAGGAAACATGAAGAGTTTGATCGCTTTACTTTTGGGACATAATCTGCTCACGGGTTCTGTCCCGGCTTCACTCGGAAACCTGAGCAAGTTAACGATCCTAGACGTTCACGAAAACTTACTTTCGGGTGTTGTCCCGCAAGAACTAGGAAAACTAGAGTCGCTAATTCAGTTATCGTTTAGTCACAACGAGTTAAGCGGTCAGATCCCGGTTTCAATTGGGAATCTAACAAAACTCGAGCAGTTGTACCTTAACGACAACCAGTTTAAAGGATCTATTCCCGAAGAGTTGGGAAACTTGAACTCTCTAGTTGAAATGCTCTTGCTTATAAACCGGCTAACCGGTTCGATCCCAGATTCGTTCGGTAACCTAAGCAAGTTGGAACAGTTTGTGCTTCATGACAATAACCTTACAGGTTATTTTCCTGAAAGTATAACCAAATGTGAAAGATTAAGATACTTGACTTTAGGTAACAACTCGGTTACGGGCCGGGTCCCGGAATCAGTCTGCAAGTTGAAACTGTTGGAGATTCTTGATCTCGGGACTAACCGGTTCAGTGGCCCGATTCCACAATGCGTGAGTCGTTTCAGCCCGAAGCTCAAAGTGTTGGACCTGCGGTTGAACGGTTTCCATGGAAGCATTCCCACAACATATTTGGACCGAAATAATGATTTACGGAGAGTAAACATGAATGGGAATCGACTTGAAGGCTCGGTTCCTGAAAGTTTGATCAATTGTAGGAAACTTGAAGTTCTAGACTTGGGGAACAATATGCTAACCGGCGGATTCCCGCACTGGATTGACACGATTCCTGAGTTGCAAGTTCTCGTCTTGCGAGGTAATAAACTCAATGGCCCGTTACAGACATATTCCAACGCGAAAAGCCCGTTTCCAAAGCTGCGGATTCTTGATCTATCTAGCAATGAGTTTACGGGCCGTTTGCCAGGAAACTACTTCAAGAATTTTAAAGCGATGATGAGCGGAAATAGATCTGCATCGGAAGATCTGTACATGGTTCGACACTTCATGTATGAAGACACACTTGTGCTAGTTGTGAAAGGGATGAGCATGGAACTCCAGAGAATATTAGTCGTTTACACGACTATAGATCTTTCGGTTAATAACTTTGAAGGGGAGATTCCCGACACGATTGGACAGCTGAATTCGCTTCGGTTTCTCAATCTATCATATAACGGTCTCACTGGTGAGATCCCGAAACACCTGAGAAATCTCGCGCTGCTTGAATCGTTAGATCTTTCTTCGCACAAGATGACATTCCTTGCAGTTGTAAATTTCTCAAAGAATCAGCTTCGAGGAGTCATACCGAAAGGTGGACAGTTTAATACGTTTGTAAACAGTTCGTATCAAGGGAACGAAGGATTATGTGGATTCCCATTGACGAAAACTTGTGGAGATGATGACGGGTCATCATCTCCAACacttgaagaagatgaagaagattcaAGTTTTTTTAATGGGCTTTCTTGGGAATCTGTTGTTATGGGATATGGATTTGGGATGTTAATCGGGTCGGGTCTTGGATGGCTTATGTTTTATACTGGAAGGCCCAGATGGGTTGTCAGGATGACTGAAAGAAAACTATGTAGACATGAAATAAAATCACTAAAAAACACGAGAGCTCGGGTTTCTAGTGTTTCTGATGTTAATTCTGCAATGTCGTTTTAA
- the LOC110883979 gene encoding protein PHOSPHATE STARVATION RESPONSE 1 — MSSTNGTVGHIVSSSSGISTNLHISSEETCSKKAPFVNQSSGVLRATAFRDYMKENNTISWCTDSLSDFLDYPENIPIQSSNVQIMPSEDVGKPNDWQDWADQLITEDDGVTPNWNEILVDTAVADQTPKMEYHVGKSSGTSLSLQVNSLVPASPGEVCTPATPSSCGSQSKPRMRWTPELHEAFVEAVNKLGGSERATPKGVLKLMKVEGLTIYHVKSHLQKYRTARYKPEPSAEGPSEKKPTPTQDLSSLDLKTSSEITEALRLQVEVQKRLHEQLEIQKNLQMRIEEQGRYLQMIFEKQCKFGIDALQPASSTLEKSETELTNEISSSPARAKTEPGPIKVMSPSSEKQEEEREPSESQPSKRAKLNEVSSTESS; from the exons ATGTCTTCAACAAACGGGACAGTTGGCCACATAGTTTCTTCATCTTCAGGAATATCTACAAATCTCCACATTTCTTCGGAAGAAACTTGTTCGAAAAAAGCCCCATTTGTCAATCAATCATCCGGAGTTCTTCGAGCTACAGCTTTCCGTGATTATATGAAAGAAAACAACACTATTTCTTGGTGTACTGATTCACTGTCTGATTTTCTTGATTACCCTGAAAATATCCCTATCCAGTCTAGTAACGTACAAATTATGCCATCCGAAGACGTCGGCAAGCCGAATGATTGGCAAGATTGGGCCGATCAGCTAATTACTGAGGATGATGGTGTAACGCCGAATTGGAATGAGATTCTTGTTGACACTGCTGTTGCTGATCAAACTCCAAAG atGGAATATCATGTGGGAAAATCCTCGGGAACCTCGCTGTCACTTCAAGTAAACTCACTTGTTCCTGCATCTCCTGGAGAAGTTTGCACCCCAGCGACACCGTCATCATGTGGGTCCCAAAGCAAGCCACGCATGCGTTGGACACCAGAGCTTCATGAAGCCTTCGTGGAGGCGGTCAACAAGCTCGGTGGAAGTGAAA GAGCTACCCCGAAGGGAGTATTGAAGCTAATGAAGGTTGAGGGCTTAACCATATATCATGTAAAAAGTCATCTACAG AAATATCGGACAGCTCGATACAAACCTGAACCTTCTGCAGAAG GACCTTCCGAGAAAAAGCCTACTCCAACGCAGGATTTATCGTCATTGGATTTGAAAAC GAGTTCAGAGATCACTGAAGCGTTACGTCTACAGGTGGAAGTTCAAAAAAGACTACACGAGCAACTTGAG ATTCAAAAGAATCTACAGATGAGAATAGAAGAACAAGGGAGATACCTCCAGATGATATTCGAGAAGCAATGCAAGTTTGGCATCGACGCATTGCAACCCGCATCATCCACCCTAGAGAAATCAGAAACCGAGTTGACCAATGAAATCTCAAGTTCTCCAGCCCGAGCCAAAACAGAGCCCGGCCCGATTAAAGTTATGTCACCATCATCAGAGAAGCAAGAGGAAGAACGTGAACCCTCGGAATCACAACCCTCAAAACGTGCTAAATTAAACGAGGTGTCATCAACTGAATCGTCTTAA